The Anaerolineae bacterium genome segment ATAACTGTAAATCGTGAACTGTTATTAGTATATCTATCGGCAAAATTTTCCTTATACTTTAAGATTATTTGCCCTGTTTGATTGATTCAGCAAAAACCAAAATCCTGAGATCCGAAGTCGAAAATCAGGTATTAGATTAACGGAATTATATATCTTATCAAGCTCTTAACACCTGGCACCTGACACCTGATACCTGATCAATTCCTACTTTTTACAAATCCATCATGATTAACAGTAGCAAGATCTCTGCCAGATTAAAAAACCCCACTCCTGTTAAGAAGCGGGATTTTCGTTTGCTTGAAAACTCGGATTGACATTCCGAATTTTCAATGATAATATGATTATATGATTAAACGAGACCATTATTCAGCATGTCTTGCAACCGCCGCAAAAAGATCTCCTGTTACGGCGCTCCTTGGCCCCAGACAATGTGGAAAAACGACACTCGCGCGCATATTCGGCAAGCAGCATAAGTCCCACTACTTTGATCTGGAATCGCCGGCAGATCAACAAAGATTACAAAATCCGGAGTTGATGCTCAATTCTCTTCAGGGACTGATTATTCTTGATGAAATTCAAATCAAGCCGGAACTGTTCAATATATTGCGGGTCTTGGTGGACAGACCTGAAAACCGGCAGCATTTTTTAGTTCTCGGCAGCGCCTCTCCTCACATTATCAGGAATGTTTCCGAAACATTGGCCGGCAGGGTTGAATTTATTGAGCTTGCAGGGTTCAATATTCAGGAAATAAATAATATTGAGCGATTATGGCTTCGAGGTGGGTTTCCCCGCTCTTTTCTGGCTGCCTCGGAGTCTGACAGCTGGGCATGGAGAGATGGATTTATACGAACATTTCTTGAGCGTGATATTCCAATGCTGGGCATTACAATTGCTTCAACAGCAATGCGGCGATTCTGGACAATGTTGGCCCATTTTCATGGTCAAACATGGAATGCTTCAGATGTTGCCAGATCAATGGGGGTAAGCGATAAAACGGTCCGATCATACCTTGATATTCTCACAGCCACCTTCATGGTCCGTCAGCTTCAGCCATGGCACGAAAATCTGCACAAACGCCAGGTGAAATCCCCTAAAATATATTTCAGAGACTCAGGACTGCTGCACAGCTTGTTAAATATACCGGACTATCATAGCCTGACAGGTAATCCTCGACTGGGAGCATCCTGGGAAGGATTTGCCCTGGAACAGGTGTTGCAAATTATGCACCCGACTGAAGCATATTTTTGGGCCACCCATAGCGGGGCGGAGCTTGACCTTTTGTTTTTCCAGAAAGGAAAGCGCTATGGCGTTGAATTTAAATTTAATGAAGCGCCTAAGATCACAAAATCAATGCACATTGCGGTTAAAGATCTTTCCCTGGATTATTTATGGGTCGTATATCCCGGAAAAGAAGAATATCCTGTAACGGATAAAATTATGGTTCGACCGTTAAATAGTGTCTGAACGAAAACCCCGTTCAGGCACGGTTTTAAGTTTTAAGTTTTAGGTTTTAAGTTAAAAAAAAGATGCAATCTCAGAGATTTAGCAATCTCTAAACAAAATTGAAAAACCATATTTCGGGGTTTTCGTTCAGGCATCAAATAAGATATGATGTGGAGAGCTTTGTATATTACGCCATGCGCTGAGCTCTATGCTTTAAGCTTTCACCTTCTCACCTTCCGGCTCCATACTCTTCGCTCTAAGCTCTTCGCTCCACGCTCTATGCACTTTCTGGGTCTAAAATAATAAAAACCCCGCTCCTGTTAAGAAGCGGGGTTTTGGTTTAAGGTTTACTTTGAACTCTAAGCTCCATGCTCTAAGCTCTTACCCAAACAACGCCAAGACCTGCTGCGGCGCCATATTTGCCTGGGCAAGCATGGCAGTACCAGCCTGAAGCAGGATCTGATTCTTGGTAAAGTCCGTCATCTCAGACGCCATATCCACATCACGGATGATAGATTCCGCGGCCTGCACATTCTCAATAGTTGTAGCGAGGTTCGCAGCAGCATAACCCAGCCTGTTCTGGGCAGCGCCTATATTACCTCTGACAGTTGCCAAAGCCGATATAGCAGAGTCAATGGTGGTAAGGGCAGATTGCGCTCCTGCAGCGGTAGCTAAATCTAAAGCGCTTATGCCAAGGCCGGACGCAGTAGCATCCCCAAGGCTGATGTTTACCCTGTCATTAGCAGTGTTGCTCGATCCCACCTGGAAGGTGGAAGAACCAGAGCTTGCGACATCAAATGCAAAGCTGTCAAATTCATTATCCGCGTACGCTGAGTCAAGAGTGAGCTTGATGCCCAACGTGTCAAAATCCAAGGTTTGTGCGCTTCCATCAACAGTGAGCACTGTCTGCACATCACTTGTGCGGGTGTTGGTGAGAGTTATACTGTTAGCAGTAGCACTGGTTGCTGTCCAGGTCCCGGTTGCGGTAGATGAAGACAGAGTCATACTTGAGTATCCCGCATCAGTGACTATAATCGTATCAGTACCAAATGCCGTGGTGGTCATAGCACTGGCCCCAGTCAGAGTGAGTCCTATAGTTGCAAACGACAAAGTTAAGCCACCGGCTGCAAGGGTTCCCTCGAAGACTTCTCCGAGAGCACCGGTCATCTTAACAGCTGTTCCCCCGCTGGTAGCTAACGTATATGTATCCGCCGCAAGTGCAACTGGACTGTTGAAGGTGAAAGAGACAGTTGCATTATTGGTGTTAGTATCAGTATACTTGTAATTCAGGCCATTTGTAGTATCAATATCGTAGGTAGTATCAACTAAAGATGACCCCCAAGTAGGTGTAAGCGTTCCAAACGTCCCGTCGATAAGCTTTGTCCCGGCATACTCGGTTACGCCTGAGATCCGGTCGATTTCCAAAATCAGCTCTGCCTTTTCCGCGTCGATCTTGCCCAGCTCTGTGCCGGCATTAGCCGAGGCAGCCTGGGTGGCCAGCTCTTTCAATCGAGTCAGCATATTACCGATCTGGTCCATGGCGCCTTCACCAACCTGAAGCAGAGAACTTGCCTCAGAGGCATTCCTCGAAGCCACTTTAAAGCTTGCTATGTCCGCGCGAAAACTCTGCGAAATAGCCAAACCGGCGGCATCATCGGCCGCACGGTTGATCCGATAACCGGATGAGAGTCTTTCAAGAGATTTTTTCATCCCAGCATCTGAAACACTCAACCAACGCTGGGTATTTAACGCTGCAATATTATTTACAATTCTTAATGCCATGGTTTTATCCTCCTTGATTTTTGGTTTTGTTTAGCCGTCAGCTTTCAGCTTCTCTTGCTTTCAGCTTTGAGCTTTCAGCCTTTAGCCCCTCCGGCATCCTTGCCAAAGAGTTTTTACTCTTTACCCCGTTAAATCTGTAAGCTATTTAACCGGGGCTTAATCCTTACTCCTTAAATCCTTAATGCCCACCTCCTTTCACCGTATTTATGGACTAATCTTTTTATCCATTTGATATGTTTATCGGAAGGTAGAGGGAATTGCTTTAGGATTTTTTTCAGGCTTCAAGCTCTTTAATATGCCCCTGCATGAGACTTAAGATCTCAGGGTCTTTTGGATCTATGGATAGAACAGTTTCAAGTATACTTGCGCCACGAACCGGCTCATTCATGTTAAAAGCCAGTCGGGAAAGCCTTTTGAGACCACCTGTACTTTCCGGACCCAGGTGTTTGACCATGTCTAAGGCAATTTCAAAAGATTCGAATCTTTTTTCTTCGAGGAGTTTCCCTGCAATGCCGACAAATAGTTCCGCCACCTGGGAAACGGATTCTATGAGGAGGTCTGCAGGGAGGTTGAGAAGTCTGAGTATTTTTTCGCAAACCACTATCATGGATTCCAAATCGCCCGCTTCCAGGTGGCCCCTTGAAAGAGCAAGCAGGAGATAAACATTTTCCGTTAAATCATCCGTGCACTTTTTTAGATACTCCCTTGCCCTCGCATAATCGCTCTGTTTGAAATAAAAAAGGCCTAAATTCAGATTGCCCTTGGCAGAATCAGGATCAATAGCAAGAGCAGCGCGGTATTTTCCCTCGGCCACATCCTTTGCCCCCTGCTCTTCCAGAGCCAAGCCCCAGTTAATCCAGGCATCAACATGGTCCGGTTTTCTCTTTACCGCTTTTTCAAAGGCCGCAGCAGCCTCATCATGCCTGTTCAGTTTCAAGAGGAGCAAGCCCCGTTTAAACGGGATTTCCGCATTCTCTTCAAATGTGGTTTCAATTCGGTCATATAGCGTTACCGCCTCATCAAGTCGGCCCAGACGCTCATAGTTTGCGCCCAGTTCCTGGAGCCCTCGTTCATACTTTTCGTTATCTGCGGGCAATTTTTTCAAGAACCAGATCGCCTTATCCCATTTTTTCAGCTTTGTAAGATTCAATCCGATCTCTTCCGTCAGGGTGTCACGGTCACAACCGGGTGTACGTCTTAACGCTTTTTCTAAAAAATCGATGCCTTCATCATGTTGGTCCTGATAGAGATGGGCATAACCCATGGCCCGCAGGATCACCCAATCTCTTTGAACAGTCTCAAAGTTAAAGGTGGTAAACCGGGAAATATCATTTTGGAGTTCATCCCTTAACCTGAGAAACTCATGGCCGTGTTCAAGAACCTTATTGTACTCCTTTTTCACAAATTTGATCCGCGCAAGACAGTGATGGAGATCTAAACTCCAATCGAAAGTAATAAGGCCTTTCAGGCACACGGACTCTGCTTCATCAAATCTTTCTAAGTTAATCAGAGATTCGGCTGCGACAAAGTATGTCCATGAAAAGCTATTGTCGAAAACCCCCTGCGCATCCATTTTTTCCAGCGTAAGTTTGGCTTCCCGATAGGCCTCCTCGAATTCCTTCATGGCCATCAGCGTCATGGCAAGATGATGCCGGGTAGGCAAATCATCGGGAAACTCTTTAATCTGTTTTTTTAGAAGTTTCAGGGATTTTTGTTGCTTGTTTTTCATCTGATCCGGCGAGATGTCATATCCGTAATGCCAGAGTATAATGGGAGACGGTGTGATTTTATCCTGAATAAATAGCTGGTTATGGACATATCCTCTATAGTGAAAATTGAGTCCGTTCTTGAAAAGCCTTGGCGAACCTGACTCGGTGTAATATATACCGTTTTCCTGATAGCTTCTCACATTAAATGCAATAACAGCGGTCGGCGCCTCGTTGACAACCGCACGAATCAGCGGCGCTGTTTTTGCATCCAATTTTTCATCTGCATCCATAATAAGTATCCAGTCCCCGGAAGCATAGGAAATAGATTGATTGCGGTGCTTGCTGAAATTGTTTTCCCACGGGTGATGATAGACATTGGCTCCATAGCTTTCGGCTATCTCAATTGTTCTGTCGGTTGAACCGGTATCCACTACAACAATTTCGTCCACGTAGTCTTTGACGCTCTTCAAACACTGCGGAAGAAATTTCTCCT includes the following:
- a CDS encoding ATP-binding protein, whose product is MIKRDHYSACLATAAKRSPVTALLGPRQCGKTTLARIFGKQHKSHYFDLESPADQQRLQNPELMLNSLQGLIILDEIQIKPELFNILRVLVDRPENRQHFLVLGSASPHIIRNVSETLAGRVEFIELAGFNIQEINNIERLWLRGGFPRSFLAASESDSWAWRDGFIRTFLERDIPMLGITIASTAMRRFWTMLAHFHGQTWNASDVARSMGVSDKTVRSYLDILTATFMVRQLQPWHENLHKRQVKSPKIYFRDSGLLHSLLNIPDYHSLTGNPRLGASWEGFALEQVLQIMHPTEAYFWATHSGAELDLLFFQKGKRYGVEFKFNEAPKITKSMHIAVKDLSLDYLWVVYPGKEEYPVTDKIMVRPLNSV
- a CDS encoding flagellin; this encodes MALRIVNNIAALNTQRWLSVSDAGMKKSLERLSSGYRINRAADDAAGLAISQSFRADIASFKVASRNASEASSLLQVGEGAMDQIGNMLTRLKELATQAASANAGTELGKIDAEKAELILEIDRISGVTEYAGTKLIDGTFGTLTPTWGSSLVDTTYDIDTTNGLNYKYTDTNTNNATVSFTFNSPVALAADTYTLATSGGTAVKMTGALGEVFEGTLAAGGLTLSFATIGLTLTGASAMTTTAFGTDTIIVTDAGYSSMTLSSSTATGTWTATSATANSITLTNTRTSDVQTVLTVDGSAQTLDFDTLGIKLTLDSAYADNEFDSFAFDVASSGSSTFQVGSSNTANDRVNISLGDATASGLGISALDLATAAGAQSALTTIDSAISALATVRGNIGAAQNRLGYAAANLATTIENVQAAESIIRDVDMASEMTDFTKNQILLQAGTAMLAQANMAPQQVLALFG
- a CDS encoding tetratricopeptide repeat protein, producing MAKKKSKKNKKRISLCMIVKNEEKFLPQCLKSVKDYVDEIVVVDTGSTDRTIEIAESYGANVYHHPWENNFSKHRNQSISYASGDWILIMDADEKLDAKTAPLIRAVVNEAPTAVIAFNVRSYQENGIYYTESGSPRLFKNGLNFHYRGYVHNQLFIQDKITPSPIILWHYGYDISPDQMKNKQQKSLKLLKKQIKEFPDDLPTRHHLAMTLMAMKEFEEAYREAKLTLEKMDAQGVFDNSFSWTYFVAAESLINLERFDEAESVCLKGLITFDWSLDLHHCLARIKFVKKEYNKVLEHGHEFLRLRDELQNDISRFTTFNFETVQRDWVILRAMGYAHLYQDQHDEGIDFLEKALRRTPGCDRDTLTEEIGLNLTKLKKWDKAIWFLKKLPADNEKYERGLQELGANYERLGRLDEAVTLYDRIETTFEENAEIPFKRGLLLLKLNRHDEAAAAFEKAVKRKPDHVDAWINWGLALEEQGAKDVAEGKYRAALAIDPDSAKGNLNLGLFYFKQSDYARAREYLKKCTDDLTENVYLLLALSRGHLEAGDLESMIVVCEKILRLLNLPADLLIESVSQVAELFVGIAGKLLEEKRFESFEIALDMVKHLGPESTGGLKRLSRLAFNMNEPVRGASILETVLSIDPKDPEILSLMQGHIKELEA